One part of the Sesamum indicum cultivar Zhongzhi No. 13 linkage group LG14, S_indicum_v1.0, whole genome shotgun sequence genome encodes these proteins:
- the LOC110013115 gene encoding uncharacterized protein LOC110013115 produces the protein MGRFNNETLEVQELRIDMIVSILIHGLRKGPFTSALARDPSSDVEQLMALAQKYIDEEELNAMKDSSEESASMSGDRMMAEKGVVASKNKKNKRSRNTSPNTITILHWPCRERSGEVRRSRSRSRDRNPCPSKTDRVPTGGSNAPTKGVLYTIAGGSSVGDSGRTRKRCARTVGSSREREFVLKVEDEEAISFDSSDRLDIANFMNDPMVVKLDIVNFAVHKVLIDSRSSTDIIFKSVVDKMGLENARLEPVKTPLVGIGGSEVSSLGTIELPVSMGEEPKRKTLMVKFLVVDTPFTYNVILGRLGLNSFRAVISTYHMKMKFPMEYEIGEVLCDQKEARKCYNLSLKGELGLKK, from the exons ATGGGAAGGTTCAACAATGAGACATTGGAGGTGCAGGAGTTGAGGATTGATATGATAGTGAGCATCCTCATCCATGGACTGCGAAAGGGTCCTTTTACGTCTGCTCTAGCACGCGACCCGTCCAGTGACGTCGAGCAGTTAATGGCACTAGCCCAGAAATACATAGACGAGGAGGAGCTGAATGCGATGAAAGACTCGAGCGAAGAGAGCGCGAGCATGTCAGGCGACCGCATGATGGCAGAGAAGGGGGTGGTGGCaagcaaaaacaagaaaaacaaaaggagcCGAAATACCAGCCCAAATACCATAACTATACTCCACTGGCCATGTCGCGAGAGAAG TGGGGAAGTAAGAAGAAGTCGATCGAGGAGTAGAGACCGAAACCCCTGCCCTTCGAAAACGGATAGGGTCCCAACTGGAGGGAGCAATGCACCAACCAAAGGAGTGTTATACACGATAGCGGGAGGATCGAGCGTCGGAGATTCAGGTCGAACACGGAAAAGGTGCGCTCGCACTGTAGGATCGAGCAGGGAAAGGGAGTTTGTGCTGAAGGTGGAAGACGAAGAAGCCATTTCATTCGATAGCTCAGATAGGCTGGATATTGCGAACTTCATGAACGACCCGATGGTCGTCAAGCTGGACATTGTGAACTTCGCTGTCCACAAAGTGCTGATCGACAGTCGTAGCTCAACAGACATCATTTTCAAGAGTGTAGTTGATAAGATGGGTCTAGAGAACGCACGACTCGAACCCGTAAAAACCCCGCTGGTTGGTATTGGAGGAAGTGAAGTATCTTCACTGGGGACGATCGAGCTGCCTGTGTCCATGGGAGAAGAGCCGAAGAGAAAGACCTTGATGGTCAAATTTCTGGTAGTTGATACCCCATTTACCTACAATGTTATCTTAGGTAGGCTGGGGCTGAACTCATTCCGAGCGGTCATTTCCACTTATCAtatgaagatgaagttccccATGGAATACGAGATCGGGGAGGTATTGTGCGATCAGAAAGAGGCTCGAAAATGCTACAACTTATCATTGAAAGGGGAGCTCGGGCTGAAGAAGTAG